A genomic window from Syngnathus typhle isolate RoL2023-S1 ecotype Sweden linkage group LG18, RoL_Styp_1.0, whole genome shotgun sequence includes:
- the myoz1b gene encoding myozenin-1b isoform X2: MSLTIAASSNKRKKANKIITDFTNISQNDDESDPEASELNLGTKIKTPKDVMLEELSLLTNKGSKMFRKRQQRVDKFITTNENMNLQNLLMSPPPVPPKPEMPKQDAVPEDEAKESEKEKRRREHVRTYVSPWERAMKGNQELMETMRASMPGPSRLQLPQYKSFNRTALPFDGAEKRYKLMPFNRPDLGADLDELEPLPLLQADIRLRPSFNRTPIGWVCSEDNTHIHMDLDAIPFDGESDDL; this comes from the exons ATGTCGCTGACAATTGCGGCCTCCTCCAACAAGAGGAAAAAGGCCAATAAGATTATCACGGACTTTACCAACATCAGCCAGAATG ATGACGAGTCTGACCCCGAGGCTTCCGAGCTGAACCTGGGCACCAAGATCAAGACTCCGAAAGACGTGATGCTGGAGGAGCTCTCGCTGCTTACTAACAAGGGCTCCAAGATGTTCCGCAAAAGGCAGCAGCGGGTCGACAAGTTCATCACGACCAACGAGAACATG AACCTGCAGAACCTTCTGATGTCACCTCCCCCTGTCCCGCCAAAGCCTGAGATGCCAAAGCAAGATG CGGTTCCTGAAGATGAGGCCAAAGAATCCGagaaggagaagaggaggagggagcaTGTTCGCACCTATGTGTCGCCATGGGAACGAGCCATGAAGGGCAATCAGGAACTGATGGAAACCATGAGAGCCAGTATGCCTGGACCTAGCAGGCTCCAGCTTCCTCAGTACAAGAGCTTTAACAG GACTGCGCTGCCCTTTGACGGCGCGGAAAAGCGCTACAAGTTGATGCCGTTCAACCGGCCCGACCTCGGCGCCGACCTCGATGAACTTGAGCCGCTGCCCCTCCTACAGGCGGACATCCGCTTGCGACCCTCGTTCAACCGCACGCCCATCGGCTGGGTGTGCAGTGAGGACAACACGCACATCCACATGGACCTGGACGCCATCCCCTTTGACGGAGAGAGTGACGATCTCTGA
- the myoz1b gene encoding myozenin-1b isoform X1 codes for MSLTIAASSNKRKKANKIITDFTNISQNDDESDPEASELNLGTKIKTPKDVMLEELSLLTNKGSKMFRKRQQRVDKFITTNENMQNLQNLLMSPPPVPPKPEMPKQDAVPEDEAKESEKEKRRREHVRTYVSPWERAMKGNQELMETMRASMPGPSRLQLPQYKSFNRTALPFDGAEKRYKLMPFNRPDLGADLDELEPLPLLQADIRLRPSFNRTPIGWVCSEDNTHIHMDLDAIPFDGESDDL; via the exons ATGTCGCTGACAATTGCGGCCTCCTCCAACAAGAGGAAAAAGGCCAATAAGATTATCACGGACTTTACCAACATCAGCCAGAATG ATGACGAGTCTGACCCCGAGGCTTCCGAGCTGAACCTGGGCACCAAGATCAAGACTCCGAAAGACGTGATGCTGGAGGAGCTCTCGCTGCTTACTAACAAGGGCTCCAAGATGTTCCGCAAAAGGCAGCAGCGGGTCGACAAGTTCATCACGACCAACGAGAACATG CAGAACCTGCAGAACCTTCTGATGTCACCTCCCCCTGTCCCGCCAAAGCCTGAGATGCCAAAGCAAGATG CGGTTCCTGAAGATGAGGCCAAAGAATCCGagaaggagaagaggaggagggagcaTGTTCGCACCTATGTGTCGCCATGGGAACGAGCCATGAAGGGCAATCAGGAACTGATGGAAACCATGAGAGCCAGTATGCCTGGACCTAGCAGGCTCCAGCTTCCTCAGTACAAGAGCTTTAACAG GACTGCGCTGCCCTTTGACGGCGCGGAAAAGCGCTACAAGTTGATGCCGTTCAACCGGCCCGACCTCGGCGCCGACCTCGATGAACTTGAGCCGCTGCCCCTCCTACAGGCGGACATCCGCTTGCGACCCTCGTTCAACCGCACGCCCATCGGCTGGGTGTGCAGTGAGGACAACACGCACATCCACATGGACCTGGACGCCATCCCCTTTGACGGAGAGAGTGACGATCTCTGA